A stretch of DNA from Rhizobacter sp.:
CGCAGCACGTCGCCGTCGTGGCCGTCGCCGTAGATCGTGTGCAGGCCGGTCGCGTGCAGGCGGTCGCAGTCGTCGGCATCGAGTGCGATGTCCCAGGCCTGCGAGCGCAGCGGCACGTTGGTGAACATCGGCCGGTACGCCGGGTCGCGCTTGAGCTCGCGATCGGCCTTGATGAGCGGCTGGCGGAAGTCGGCCGGCGTGCGCTGCGTTTTGAGCTTCGGGATGTTCGGCACCCGCGCCAGGTCGGCCGGCGTGGCCTGGAAGATCGACACCTTCAGCGGTTTCAGCGCAAAGTTGCTGGTGCGCATGATGTCGGCGCCGCACACGTTGGGCACGGCCAGCACGTCCATCAGCGCGAGCAGGTCCACATGGTCGCCGGGCTTCGAATCCTGGCGGTGGATGTGACCCCGGCCGCTGTGCACTTCGGTGCGCATGAAGAGGTTGAAGGAGTCGTGCACGTCATCCGGCGTCAGGCCGTATTCGCGTTGCGCCTCGGCCTGGATGTCGTGGCAGTTGGTGTGGGCGGCAAAGCCGTAGGCCGACTCGTACAGGTACGCGCTGCAGCGCGGGAACATCACGTCGTTGCAGCGCACCGTGTCGTCGAGGATCAGCATCATCGCGCGCTCGCGCGGTGGCGCCGACCACAGCAGGTCGCCCGGGCCCGGGTTGAGGCCGTGGACCGTGCGCGTGCGCCCGGTGTGCATGAACTCGCGGTAGTCGTGCAGGTTGAAGCAGTTGAAGTCGGCGCACTGGTTGCCCTCGACCTGCTCGATGCGGATCACCTGGCCCTTCAGCACTTCGAGCGCCTTGCCGGTGCCGGGCTCCAGCACCAGCTCCGACAGCAACTCGCGCGCACCCCTGGGCGCAACCCAGGGGGCCGGCGCGGGCTTGGGTGCTGCGGGCTGGCCGTGCTCGCGCAAGGCCCGTTTGGCCAGCGCCGTCAGGTCGGGCGCAGCGCCCTGGTCGATCGTGCGCAGCAGCAGCTCGAGCTGCTGCTGGTTCAGGGTCATCGTGACCGTGCGGGCCGTCATGAAGGATCTCTCGGGTGAAGCTTTGTGTATACGATACGCAAGACATTTCGTATACGCAAGCGCTTCACACACCTGCTGCCGACTGGTGCAAAGATGCGCCAATCTGGGGTGGAGCGCTCTTGTTTGGTGAAGGCACGAGTGGCACGATCGTTCTCCCGACAGGCGCCGGTACGTATACTTCCATTAACCATCTCGTATACAGATATGACCACACCCAACAAGGCTGACACCGCCTACACCGCGCTCAAGCAGGCCATCATCGAACGCGCGCTCCAACCCGGCACCAAGCTGCCGGAAGACGCGCTCGGCACGCACTTCCAGGTGAGCCGCACGCTGATCCGCGAGGCGCTGGCGCGGCTGGCAGCCGAGGGGCTGGTCGACGCACAGCACAACCGCACGGCCACGGTGGCGCGGCCCAGCCTGGAAGAAGCGCGCAGCGTGTTCGAGGTGCGGCGCTGCCTCGAACAAGAGGTGGTGCGGCTCGTCATCGAGCGCTGGTCGCCCTTCGTGGCACAGGCGCTGGAAGAGCACGTGCGGCTCGAAGAGCAGGCCGCACGCGAGCAGCAGGCGCCGGCGTGTGCGCGCCTCGCGGGCGAGTTCCACGTGCGTCTGGCGCAGCTGGTGGGCAACCCGGTGCTGGAGCGCTACGTCGACGAGGTGGTGTCGCGCTGCTCGCTGATCCTCGCGGTGCATGGTCGGCCGCACTCGCCCGAGTGCGGCATCAGCGAACACCGCGCACTGATCGACGCCTTCCGCAAGGGCGACCAGCGCGCCGCGCGCCGGCTGATGGCCTCGCACCTGGGCGAGCTCGAAGCGCGTGTGCTCAACAGCACCCCCGCGACCGACGACGCCGACCTCGGCCAGATCCTCGGCCGCTACGCACCGGGCGCCAAGCCCGCCGTGCGCGCCTCGCGCCGCAAGGCCTGACGACGGCCTCGCACCCACCGCCGCGAACGCGGCATGGCCTTTGCATTCATGTGGCTCGCGCAGCTTGCGCAGCCCGCATTTGGCGAAGGAGTTGTCCATGTCCGAGTTCTCGACTTCGTGGAGCCGCCGCCGGTTCCTGTCCACCACCGCGGCCGGAGCTTCACTCGCCGCGACGGCGCCGCACGTCTTCGCGCAGAAGCCCGTCACCGTCGGCCTGATCTACGTCGGCCCACGAGACGACTACGGCTGGAACCAGGCGCACGCCGTGGCCGCCAAGGCCTTGCGCGCCGTGCCCGGCGTGAAGGTGGTCGAGGAAGAAAACGTGCCCGAGACCGTGGCGGTGCGCAAGACGCTCGAGGCGATGGTGAAGTCCGACGGTGCCTCGCTCGTCTTCGGCACCTCGTTCGGCTACTTCGACCCCTTCATGATCGACATGGCCAAGCGCAACCCGAAGGTGGAGTTCCGCCACCCCACCTCGCTGTGGTCGGCTGACAAGCACCCGATGAACCTCGGCGGCTACTTCTGCTTCCTCGACCAGGCGCACTACGTCAACGGCATCGCCGCCGGCCTCTCGACCAAGTCGAACAAGATCGGCTACGTGGCCGCCAAGCCCATCCCCATCGTGCTGCGCAACATCAACGCCTTCACGATGGGCGTGCGCAAGGTCAACCCCAACGCCACCGTGCAACTGGTGATGACCGGCGACTGGTCGATGCCCGTGCGCGAGGCCGAAGCCACCAACTCGCTGGTGGCGAGCGGCTGCGACGTGATCGCCTGCCATGTCGACAGCCCGAAGATCATCGTCGAGGCCGCCGAGAAGCTGGGCGCGAAGACGCTCGGCCACAACGCCTCGCAGGCCAACCTCGCGCCCAAGGGTTTCATCACCGGCGCCGAGAACAAGTGGGAGACGGTCTACAAGGCCTTTGCCGCCTCCATCGCCAAGGGCGAGAAGCTGCCCAACACCTTCTTCGGCGGCTATGACAAGGACATGGTCGCCAGCACGCCCTTCGGTGCGGGTGCCACCGAGAAGGCCCGCAATGCGGCCACCGCCGCCATCGCCGACATGAAGACCGGCAAGCCGATCTTCGCCGGGCCGATCAAGAGCAACACCGGCAAGCTCGTCATCGACAAGGCCTATGGCAACTACGACCCCTTCCTCGACCGCATGGACTTCCTGGTCGAGGGTGTGGTCGGCTCCCTGACCTGACGCCATGGCGACGACCGTCATCCGCGGCGGGCGCCTGCTCGATGCCGCCTCACGCAGCGCACCGCCCACCGACCTGCTGGTCACCGACGGCGTCATCACCAGCCTCGGTGCGCCCGGCATGGCCGCACCGGCCGATGCGCAAGTGTTCGACGCCACCGGCACGCTGATGCACGCCGGCCTCGTGAACGGCCACACCCACGGCAGCACCAACCTCAGCAAGGCCACGCACGACCGCTGGACGCTCGAGCTGCTGCTCAGCGGCTCGGGCGAGTGGGCCGCCAACCAGACGCGCAGCCACAAGTACCTCAACACCTACATCGGTGCGGTCGAGATGCTGCAGAAGGGCTGCACCACCGCCTACGACCTCACCTTCGGCTTCCCGCTCGCCACGGTCGACGATCTCTACGCCATCGGCCAGGCGTATGTGGACGCCGGCATGCGTGCCGTGGTAGCGCCGATGCTGCAGGACGTGTCGTTCTACAAAGCGATCCCCGGCCTCTACGACGCACTGCCGGCCTCACACAAGGCACAGGTCGATGCGAGCGGTGGCGACACCGGCTTCATCCTGAAGTCGATGGAAGAGGCGCTGAAGCACTGGCCGCACGACCCGGCGCAGGTGAAGCTCGGCATCGCGCCGACGATCCCGCTGCACTGCTCCGACGAGCTCACGCTCGGCTGCGTGAAGCTCGCCGCCGAATACGGCGCGATGACGCAGTCGCACGTGGCCGAGTCGAAGGTGCAGGCGGTGGCCGCGATGAAACGCTGGGGCAAGTCGCTCACCGCGCATTTCGACGATCTCGGCATGCTGGGCCCGCGATTCACCGTGGCGCACGGTGTGTGGCTCGACGACGACGACATGCGCCGCCTGGCCGCCGCGGGTGCCTCGGTGTCGCACAACGCCGGCAGCAACATGCGCCTGGGCGCCGGCATCGCCGACTCGCGCCGCATGCTGGAACTCGGCGTGAACCTCGCACTTGGCACCGACGGCGCCATGTGCGCCGACAACCAGAACATGTACGAGGCGATGCGCTATGCCTCGATGGTGTCGAACGTGCGCACGCCCGACTACGAACAGTGGCTGAGCGCACCCGAGGTCTTCACTGCGGCCACCCAGGGCGGCGCACGGGCCACGGGCTTCGACCAGACCGGCCGCCTCGCGGTGGGCTGCCTCGCCGACATCGTGTTCCTCGACCTGCAGTCGATCAACTGGATCCCGATGAACGACCCGGTGAACCAGGTCGTGCTGACCGAAGACGCCACCGGCGTGCGCGACGTGATGGTCGGCGGCAAGCTCGTGGTGCGCGGCGGCCGGCACGCCGACGCCGACATGGCGAAGCTGGCGCGCGACGCCCAGGTGGCACGAGACGAAGTGGCCACCGCCAACACCGAAGGCAAGCACCTCGCACAGGCCCTCGAGCGCGCGGTGGGCAGCTTCTGCATCGGCCTGTGCCGCGAGCCCTTCCACCTGCACCGTTACGGCGGCCCCTTGGGGCTGTGACCAACCTCGTGCCTTGGCACGGTTGATGCGTTTTCAAACCCGCATGCCGTTGCATGCACCACTGCAAGGACTGCCCATGTCGAAGCCCGCCGACCCGAAAGCCAAGAACACCATCGTGATGCCTCCCGCCACCGACTTCAGCCGCCGCTCGGTGCTGAAGGCCGGCCTCGCCGCCAGCACGCTCGGCACGGCCTCCCTCTGGAACAGCGCCGATGCCGCCGACCCGAAGGTGCTGAACTACCTCTCGTGGCCGGGCAACGCCGACCCGTCCATCGTGGGCGAGTTCGAGAAGCAGTACGGCGTGAAGATCCGCATCAAGGAATACGTGGGCGGTGACCAGATGATGGCGGTGGTGAACCAGTCGCCCCCCGGCACCTTCGACGTGGTGCTGGCCGACGCCGAGTACATGCACCTCCTGAAGGCGGCCGATTTCATCGAGCCGCTCGACCCGGCCGACTACCCGCTGAAGGACCTCTGGCCCGAGTTCCAGAAATTCCCGCTGCACTGGTTCGACGGCAAGCTCTACGGCGTGATGCTCGACTTCGGCTACCTGGGCCTGTCGTACAACACCAAGGCCTTCACGCCGAAGGAAGTGCAGTCGTACTCGGTGATGTGGAGCGAGAAGGCCAAGGGCAAGGTCGGCTTCTTCGACTGGTACCTGCCGTCGATGGGCTGCATCAGCCTGTCGAACGGCAACCGCCCGCCCTTCGACCTCGACAAGGCCAAGTTCGAGGCCTTGAAGAAGAAGATGTTCTCGCTGAAGCCGCAGGCCTCGGGCTTCTACACCATCGCCGACATCTTCTCGTCGATGACCAACGGCCGGGCGCAGCTGATCCCCGGCATCGGCGAGTGGATCACGCTCGGCCTGCGCACGAGCGGCGTGCCGGTCGACACCATCATCCCGGAAGAAGGCGGCCTGCAGTACACCGAGTCGCTCTCCATCGTGAAGGGCACCAGCAAACGCGACCTCGCGCGCAAGTTCATCCAGTACTCGCTCACGCCAAGGGCGCAGGTGGCGATGGCCACCAAGGTCGACAACCGCAAGAGCATCCCGTCGATGCCGGCGTGGAAGCTGCTCAACGACACCAAGCCGCAAGAAGCCAAGCTGCTGCGCATGGAGCTCAAGGGCCCCAACGTGATGGACGAGTACAAGGCCAAGAAGATCCAGCTGCGCCAGCTGCCCAAGCAGCAGTCCATCGAAGACTGGAACGACCTGTGGAGCCAGTTCAAGAGCCTGTGATGGGATACGCATGAGCGCCGTCATGTCCCAGCCCGTGGCCGAGCCGGTGCCGCACCGCGCCCGCACCGCTGGGTCGCAGCGCGTGCTGCCCGCGGTGCTGGGCCTGCCGGTCTTCCTGTGGCAGGCGGTCTTCTTCGCGGCGCCGCTCGTCTTCCTGATCGTCATCACCTTCTGGCAGGTGAAGTCGTTCCGGCTGGAGCCCGCGTTCGTGCTCGACAACTGGGAGCGAGTGCTGCTGTCGAGCCCGTTCCAGCGGGCGCTGGTGCACACGCTCACGCTCTCGGCGGTGACCACGGTGCTCGCGCTCGTGATCGCCTTCCCGGCGGCCTACACCATCGCCTTCCGCCTGCCGGCGCGGCTGCGCGACCTGGCAGTGGCTGCGCTCATCGTGCCCATCTTCTCGAGCTACATGCTGCGCATCTACGCGTGGCAGATCGTGCTCAGTCCCGAGGGGCTGATCAACACGCTGATCGGCCACCTCGGCATCGACCCGCTGCCCATGCTCGGCGGCGCCTTCTCGCTGCAGATCGGGCTGCTGACGCTCACGCTGCCGATTGCGGTGCTGATCCTCGTCTTCGCGCTCTCGGGCATCGACCGCACGCTGATCGAAGCCGCCGAGAACCTGGGCTGCCGTCGCAGCCGCGTGATCGCGCACGTGCTGCTGCCCGCCATCCGCCCGGCCCTGCTGCTCGCGGCCACCACCACTTTCCTGCTCGCCTTCGGCGACTACATCAGCCCGCTCTTCATGACGGGCAGCAAGCCGCCCACGCTTTCCATCCTGGTGGTGGACACGGTGAAGTCGGGCTCGCAGTGGCCGCGTGCGTCGGTGGTCGGCGTGGCGATGCTGCTCGTGCTGGCCGTGGTGTTCGGCCTCGGGCGCTGGCTGGGCACACGAGGCACCGGAAAAGGCCATTCATGACTCTGACCGCTCTCTCACGCACGCTGCAGTACGCGTTCGTCGCCGCCCTCTTCAGCTTCATCGCGGCGCCGATGCTCGTCATCGTCGTCTTCTCGTTCGACGCCAACCGCTTCCCGGCCATTCCCTGGGGCGGCTTCAGCCTCGAATGGCACCGCGCGATCTTCGAAGACGAGATGGTGCGCGACGCCTTCGTCAACAGCCTGTGGGTGGGGCTCGGCACCGCGGTGCTCTCCACCGTGCTCGGCTTCGCGGCGGCCTATGTCGACCACCGCTACCGCTTCCGCGGCAAGACGGGCTTCGCGCTGCTGGTGGCCCTGCCACCGGCCGTGCCGGCCACCATCCTCGGCATGGCGATGCTCGCCTTCCTCTCGCGCATCGGTCTCTTCGGCCGCATCGAGACGATCACCGCCTGCCACGTGGCCATCGCCACCTCGTTCTCGATGGCCATCATCGGCCTGCGGCTCGGCGAGATGGGCAAAGACCTGGAGCAGGCAGCCTGGAACCTCGGCGCCTCGCCGGCCACGGCGCTGCTGCGCATCGTGGTGCCCTTCTGCAAGCCGGCGCTCATCGCATCGTTCTTCCTGTCGGCCGCGGTGTCGTTCGACGAATTCCTGATCGCCTGGTTCGTGGGCGGCGTGCACGAGACGCTGCCGGTGCGCATCTTGAACCTGCTGCAGGGCCAGGTGAACCCGAAGATCAACGCCATCGGCACGGTGGTGCTCGTCATCAGCCTCACGCTGGTGCTGGTGGCGCAGCGCTTCGTGGGCGTGAAGGTGGCAAAGAAAGTGGAGGCAGCATGAGCTCGGCTTTCGTCTCGCTAAAAGCCGTCGAGAAGAAGTTCCCCGGCCACCACGCCGTGCGTGGCATCGACCTCGACATCGCCGCCGGCGAGTTCATCGCCATCATGGGCCCGTCGGGCTGCGGCAAGTCGACCACCTTGCGCATGATCGCGGGGCTCGACGAGCCCAGCTCGGGCGAGATCTTCATCGGCGGCAAGAGCATGCGCGGCATCCCTGCCTTCCAGCGCGACACGCCGATGGTGTGGCAGAGCCTCGCGCTCTTCCCCTTCCTCACCGTCGCAGAAAACGTGGCCTTCCCGCTGCGTATGAAGAAGATGGGGCCCGACGTGCGCCGCAAGCGCGCACTCGACTGGCTGGATCGACTGGGCCTGGCCGGCATGGCCGACCGGCAGGTGTCGCAGCTCTCGGGTGGCCAGCGCCAGCGTGTGGCGATCGCACGCGCACTCGTCACCGAGCCCTCCATCCTGCTGCTCGACGAGCCGCTGAGCGCGCTCGATGCCCACCTGCGCGTGCGCATGCAGACCGAGCTGGCGCGGCTGCACCGCGAGCTGCGCATCACCTTCGTCTACGTGACGCATGCCCAGTCGGAAGCCTTCGCGCTGGCCGACCGCATCGTGGTGATGGCCGATGGGCTCATCCAGCAGGCCGGCAAACCGCAGGACGTGTACCGCGCGCCGGCCAACGCCTTCGTCGCCAACTTCATCGGCACCAACAACCTGGTGACCGGGGAAGCCAAGGCGCACGACGGCGAGTTCATCACCGTCGAAGGGCCGCTCGGCCGCTTCCCCGTCAAGGCGCCGCAAGGCTGGCCGATGGGCACGCCCGCGAGTTTCGTGATCGCGGCCGACCGCGTGGCGCTGCAGCCTGGTGATGCGCATGACGAAGCGGGCGTGGCCGGCACGGTGCTCGGCCTGGAGTTCGTCGGCTCCACGCAGACCGTCTTCGTCGAGATGGGCGACGGCAAGGAATTCCGCGTGCAGAAGCAGCAGCACGAGATCGAGTCGCTCAACCTCGCCCCCGGCCAGCGCGTGACGCTCAGCTGGGACCCGCGCCAGACCTGGCTGCTGCCACAGGCCGCTTGAACGCGGACCAACGCCGGAGCCTCACACGATGTACACCCAAGCCTTCATGCAACGCGCCCTGGCGCTGTCGGCCCAGGCCCTCGACCAGCCGGGCACCGAGCCCTTCGGCGCGGTAATCGTGAAAGACGGCCGCATCGTCGGCGAAGGGTTCAACCACGCCCGCGCCAAGTGGGACCCGACCGCACACGGCGAGGTCGAGGCCATCCGCGACGCCTGCCAGCGCCTGGGCACCCTGCAGCTCGACGGCTGCGAGCTCTACACCTCGTGCGAGCCCTGCGCGCTGTGCGTGTGCGCGATGGGCATCGTGGGCATCTCGGCGCTGTACTACGGCGCCTCGCTCGAACAGTCGCACGACGCGATCGACGCCCTGCCCGCCAGCGCACGCCCCCCGATCGACACCGAGGCCCTGCGCCGCGAAGCCGGTGCGCCGATCGCCGAGCGGCGCATGCCCTCGCGGCAAGCGCTCGACGGCGAAGCGGTCGCCATCCTGAAGCGCTGGGCCGCGTCTCGCACCCCCACGCCCTGACAACCCACCTTTCAACAGGAGCCTCTCCATGAAGCGTCGCCTCGTTCTTGCCGCCGGTGCAGCGGCCCTGTCCTCGCCGGCCTGGGTCGGTGCGCAAAGCGCATGGCCGGCCCGCGGCCCCGTGCGCCTGATCGCGCAGTTCCCGCCAGGCGGCCTGGTCGACACGGTGGCGCGGCTGATGGCGCCCCACCTCTCGCAGGCCCTCGGGCAGACGGTGGTCGTCGAGAACCGGCCGGGAGCCGGCGGCCTCATCGGCACCGACTACGTGGCCAAGCAGCCGGCCGATGGCTACACCCTGCTCGTGAGCCACGCTTCGGTCCACATCTACGCCGCCGCCACGCGAAACGTGATGCCCTTCGACCCGGTGGCCGACTTCTCCCACCTCGCCATGCTGGTGGAGGCGCCGATGGTGCTGCTGGTGCGCGGCCAGTCGCCGGTGCAAAGCCTCGCGCAATACGTGACGATGGCCAAGACCAAGCCCGTGCGCTACGGCACCTCGGGCGTGGGCTCGGCCAACCATCTCTTCGGCGAGCTGCTCAAGATCGACGGGCAGGCGCCCGAGCACGACCACGTGCCCTACCAGGGCAGCGCCCCTGCGATGCAAGACCTGCTGAGCGGCCAGATCGACGGCCTCTTCGACCCCATCACCACCAACGTGGCGCAGCTCAAAGCCGGCTCGCTTCGCGCGCTCGCCGTCTCGACCCCGGCGCGCCTGCCGGCGCTGCCGAGCATTCCCACCTTCGCCGAACTCGGCTACCCGTCGATGACCGGCTCGCAATGGCTGGGCCTCTCGGCGCCGAAGAACCTGCCCGCGCCGATCGCGCAGCGCCTCAAGTCGCTCATGCCCGAGATCCTCGCCAAGCCCGACGTGATGGCCCGCCTGGAGGAGCTGCAGACACTGCCGCGCAAGACGCCGGTGCTCGGCGACGACTTCACCACGCTGATCCGCTCGCAGATCGACACCTGGACCCGCGTGGCCCGGCGCGCCAAGGTCGAAGTGATCGCCTGACGGGCGCGAGGCCGAGGCCTCAGGCGGCCGCGACGATCTGGTTGCGCCCGCCCTGCTTGGCGCGGTAGAGCCGCCGGTCCACCAGGTCGACAAAGGGCGGCGACTCCTGGCCGGCCGCGGGGATCACCGTGCCCACGCCCATGCTCACCGTCACCAGCTGGCCGAGCGGCGAGTTGCCATGCGGGATCTGCGCCTTGAAGATCGCCTGCCGGCAACGCTCCGCCACAGCCGCGGCGGCGGCCTCGTCGCTCGCGGGCAGCACCAGCACGAACTCTTCGCCGCCGTAGCGCGCCAGGAAATCGCGTGGCCGGTTGGCGGCCGTCGACAGCGCCTGCGCGATGCGCCGCAGGCACTCGTCGCCTTCGATGTGGCCGTGGTGGTCGTTGTAGCGCTTGAAGAAGTCGACGTCGAACATGATCAGCGAGAGCGGCTGCGTGTTGCGGCGGGCTTCTTCCCATTCGATGGCGAGCACCGCGTCGAACTTGCGGCGGTTGGCCACGCCGGTGAGGCTGTCGAGGAACGACAGCGCCTCCAGCTCGCGCTGCAGGCTCAAGAGCTTCTCTTCGGTCTTCTTGCGCTCGGTGATGTCGAACATGAAGCCGATGAGCGAGTCGACCTCGCCCGTCTCCTTGCGCACCACGTGCACCACGTCGCGAATCCACACGTAGTCGCCGCTGGCGGTGAGCGCGCGGTAG
This window harbors:
- a CDS encoding urea carboxylase-associated family protein: MTARTVTMTLNQQQLELLLRTIDQGAAPDLTALAKRALREHGQPAAPKPAPAPWVAPRGARELLSELVLEPGTGKALEVLKGQVIRIEQVEGNQCADFNCFNLHDYREFMHTGRTRTVHGLNPGPGDLLWSAPPRERAMMLILDDTVRCNDVMFPRCSAYLYESAYGFAAHTNCHDIQAEAQREYGLTPDDVHDSFNLFMRTEVHSGRGHIHRQDSKPGDHVDLLALMDVLAVPNVCGADIMRTSNFALKPLKVSIFQATPADLARVPNIPKLKTQRTPADFRQPLIKADRELKRDPAYRPMFTNVPLRSQAWDIALDADDCDRLHATGLHTIYGDGHDGDVLRDVIFSWWESRFLGAAGAGAPSI
- a CDS encoding GntR family transcriptional regulator, whose protein sequence is MTTPNKADTAYTALKQAIIERALQPGTKLPEDALGTHFQVSRTLIREALARLAAEGLVDAQHNRTATVARPSLEEARSVFEVRRCLEQEVVRLVIERWSPFVAQALEEHVRLEEQAAREQQAPACARLAGEFHVRLAQLVGNPVLERYVDEVVSRCSLILAVHGRPHSPECGISEHRALIDAFRKGDQRAARRLMASHLGELEARVLNSTPATDDADLGQILGRYAPGAKPAVRASRRKA
- a CDS encoding BMP family ABC transporter substrate-binding protein is translated as MSEFSTSWSRRRFLSTTAAGASLAATAPHVFAQKPVTVGLIYVGPRDDYGWNQAHAVAAKALRAVPGVKVVEEENVPETVAVRKTLEAMVKSDGASLVFGTSFGYFDPFMIDMAKRNPKVEFRHPTSLWSADKHPMNLGGYFCFLDQAHYVNGIAAGLSTKSNKIGYVAAKPIPIVLRNINAFTMGVRKVNPNATVQLVMTGDWSMPVREAEATNSLVASGCDVIACHVDSPKIIVEAAEKLGAKTLGHNASQANLAPKGFITGAENKWETVYKAFAASIAKGEKLPNTFFGGYDKDMVASTPFGAGATEKARNAATAAIADMKTGKPIFAGPIKSNTGKLVIDKAYGNYDPFLDRMDFLVEGVVGSLT
- a CDS encoding amidohydrolase family protein, yielding MATTVIRGGRLLDAASRSAPPTDLLVTDGVITSLGAPGMAAPADAQVFDATGTLMHAGLVNGHTHGSTNLSKATHDRWTLELLLSGSGEWAANQTRSHKYLNTYIGAVEMLQKGCTTAYDLTFGFPLATVDDLYAIGQAYVDAGMRAVVAPMLQDVSFYKAIPGLYDALPASHKAQVDASGGDTGFILKSMEEALKHWPHDPAQVKLGIAPTIPLHCSDELTLGCVKLAAEYGAMTQSHVAESKVQAVAAMKRWGKSLTAHFDDLGMLGPRFTVAHGVWLDDDDMRRLAAAGASVSHNAGSNMRLGAGIADSRRMLELGVNLALGTDGAMCADNQNMYEAMRYASMVSNVRTPDYEQWLSAPEVFTAATQGGARATGFDQTGRLAVGCLADIVFLDLQSINWIPMNDPVNQVVLTEDATGVRDVMVGGKLVVRGGRHADADMAKLARDAQVARDEVATANTEGKHLAQALERAVGSFCIGLCREPFHLHRYGGPLGL
- a CDS encoding extracellular solute-binding protein: MSKPADPKAKNTIVMPPATDFSRRSVLKAGLAASTLGTASLWNSADAADPKVLNYLSWPGNADPSIVGEFEKQYGVKIRIKEYVGGDQMMAVVNQSPPGTFDVVLADAEYMHLLKAADFIEPLDPADYPLKDLWPEFQKFPLHWFDGKLYGVMLDFGYLGLSYNTKAFTPKEVQSYSVMWSEKAKGKVGFFDWYLPSMGCISLSNGNRPPFDLDKAKFEALKKKMFSLKPQASGFYTIADIFSSMTNGRAQLIPGIGEWITLGLRTSGVPVDTIIPEEGGLQYTESLSIVKGTSKRDLARKFIQYSLTPRAQVAMATKVDNRKSIPSMPAWKLLNDTKPQEAKLLRMELKGPNVMDEYKAKKIQLRQLPKQQSIEDWNDLWSQFKSL
- a CDS encoding ABC transporter permease, whose amino-acid sequence is MSQPVAEPVPHRARTAGSQRVLPAVLGLPVFLWQAVFFAAPLVFLIVITFWQVKSFRLEPAFVLDNWERVLLSSPFQRALVHTLTLSAVTTVLALVIAFPAAYTIAFRLPARLRDLAVAALIVPIFSSYMLRIYAWQIVLSPEGLINTLIGHLGIDPLPMLGGAFSLQIGLLTLTLPIAVLILVFALSGIDRTLIEAAENLGCRRSRVIAHVLLPAIRPALLLAATTTFLLAFGDYISPLFMTGSKPPTLSILVVDTVKSGSQWPRASVVGVAMLLVLAVVFGLGRWLGTRGTGKGHS
- a CDS encoding ABC transporter permease, whose protein sequence is MTLTALSRTLQYAFVAALFSFIAAPMLVIVVFSFDANRFPAIPWGGFSLEWHRAIFEDEMVRDAFVNSLWVGLGTAVLSTVLGFAAAYVDHRYRFRGKTGFALLVALPPAVPATILGMAMLAFLSRIGLFGRIETITACHVAIATSFSMAIIGLRLGEMGKDLEQAAWNLGASPATALLRIVVPFCKPALIASFFLSAAVSFDEFLIAWFVGGVHETLPVRILNLLQGQVNPKINAIGTVVLVISLTLVLVAQRFVGVKVAKKVEAA
- a CDS encoding ABC transporter ATP-binding protein, whose translation is MSSAFVSLKAVEKKFPGHHAVRGIDLDIAAGEFIAIMGPSGCGKSTTLRMIAGLDEPSSGEIFIGGKSMRGIPAFQRDTPMVWQSLALFPFLTVAENVAFPLRMKKMGPDVRRKRALDWLDRLGLAGMADRQVSQLSGGQRQRVAIARALVTEPSILLLDEPLSALDAHLRVRMQTELARLHRELRITFVYVTHAQSEAFALADRIVVMADGLIQQAGKPQDVYRAPANAFVANFIGTNNLVTGEAKAHDGEFITVEGPLGRFPVKAPQGWPMGTPASFVIAADRVALQPGDAHDEAGVAGTVLGLEFVGSTQTVFVEMGDGKEFRVQKQQHEIESLNLAPGQRVTLSWDPRQTWLLPQAA
- a CDS encoding nucleoside deaminase, whose amino-acid sequence is MYTQAFMQRALALSAQALDQPGTEPFGAVIVKDGRIVGEGFNHARAKWDPTAHGEVEAIRDACQRLGTLQLDGCELYTSCEPCALCVCAMGIVGISALYYGASLEQSHDAIDALPASARPPIDTEALRREAGAPIAERRMPSRQALDGEAVAILKRWAASRTPTP
- a CDS encoding tripartite tricarboxylate transporter substrate binding protein, which translates into the protein MKRRLVLAAGAAALSSPAWVGAQSAWPARGPVRLIAQFPPGGLVDTVARLMAPHLSQALGQTVVVENRPGAGGLIGTDYVAKQPADGYTLLVSHASVHIYAAATRNVMPFDPVADFSHLAMLVEAPMVLLVRGQSPVQSLAQYVTMAKTKPVRYGTSGVGSANHLFGELLKIDGQAPEHDHVPYQGSAPAMQDLLSGQIDGLFDPITTNVAQLKAGSLRALAVSTPARLPALPSIPTFAELGYPSMTGSQWLGLSAPKNLPAPIAQRLKSLMPEILAKPDVMARLEELQTLPRKTPVLGDDFTTLIRSQIDTWTRVARRAKVEVIA
- a CDS encoding sensor domain-containing diguanylate cyclase is translated as MHPSEPDSAVYRTLLESTRAIPWKIDWATMTFAYIGPQIEPLLGWAPSSWVSVEDWASRMHPDDRDRVVNFCVSQSQAGVDHEADYRALTASGDYVWIRDVVHVVRKETGEVDSLIGFMFDITERKKTEEKLLSLQRELEALSFLDSLTGVANRRKFDAVLAIEWEEARRNTQPLSLIMFDVDFFKRYNDHHGHIEGDECLRRIAQALSTAANRPRDFLARYGGEEFVLVLPASDEAAAAAVAERCRQAIFKAQIPHGNSPLGQLVTVSMGVGTVIPAAGQESPPFVDLVDRRLYRAKQGGRNQIVAAA